The Syntrophales bacterium region AACAGGAGCGGTATCCCGTGTGGCAGGCCGCTCCTCCCACCTGGTCGACCTTCAGGAGGACCGTGTCGCTGTCGCAGTCGATATAGACGGCATGCACTTTCTGCGTGTTGCCGGACGTTTCGCCTTTCACCCACAGGGAGTTCCGCGACCGGCTCCAGTAGGTGGCAATGCCCGTCTCCAGGGTTTTCTGCCAGGCCAGGCGATTCATGTAGGCCATCATCAGGACTTCACCGGTGGACGCATCCTGGACCACCGCCGGGACCAATCCTTGCCCTTTGTCAAAATCAGGTTCCGTCACCAGGGACCTCCAAGCCATCCGGGAGCATGTTTCAATAAAGTATTTACACCTAATCGAATCGTTTCCGTTCGGCAAGCATTTTTTTATTCATTGGATATCGACAGGAAGGCAGAGATGCACGACCCCGTCATCCAGTTTTTTCTTTACAAAGAATCACCGTTTATGTATGACGAATTCCCCTTTTGGGTTCCATTAGCGTGAGGTGTTGCCAATGTCTTCCCTGAAGCCGGATAAACTGTTATATTTCAGGAACTTGTTGATATCGAAAATCAACGAGCTTCTCAATGAAGCGGAAAAAACCGTTTCTGAAATGACCGACGGCAAGGAAAACTATCCAGATCCCACAGACCGGGCTTCCCTGGAAGCGGACCGGAATTTTGAGTTGCGAATCCGGGACCGGGAGCGGAAGCTCATCGCCAAGATGCAGGAAGCCATCAAGCGGATCGATGATGGCACGTACGGCATCTGCGAGATGTGTGGCAATCCCATCTCCGAAAAACGCCTCCAGGCCAGGCCGGTCACGACCTCCTGCATCGACTGCAAGACGAAGCAGGAACGTCTCGAAAAGCTCAAGGGCGAGTAGCGTCCGTCTTCAGGCTCGATCGATAGCCGGGCGGCGGAACGGCCTGGACGATCCGGTATTGTGATGCGGCGGCTTCAGAACGGAGCCTTCGAGCCGTTTCCCTCCCTCCGATCCTGTCCTTGAAATCCTTCTGGGATTTCATCTCCGGGAATGAATCATGTCCTTTGTTCAGGTGGCACTCAACGTTCCGGCACGGCAGACGTTTACGTACCGGGTGCCGGAGGGAATGGACCCCTTCGCCGCCGTGGGCAAGCGCGTTCTGGTCCCCCTGGGCCGCAGAAGGCTGACGGGATACATCGTCGGGATCCTGACGGCACCTGATTGCGACTCCGTCCGGGATGTCCTTGAGATCCTTGATGAGGACCCTCTCTTCTCCCGGGAGGATTTCCTGTTCTATGCCTGGGTTGCCGATTATTACTTGTATCCCGTCGGAAGAGCACTGGGAGAGATTCTTCCCGGCAGCATTCCCGCGCGGGACCGCACCCGGGTGACCCTCACCCGCGGATTTTCCCCGGCAGATACCGGAACCATCTCCCCCCAGGAAGAGCAAATCCTGCAGATCCTCCGGGAATCTCCCCGTGGGCTGAGCGTACAGCGGCTGAAGGAGATGGTGAAGATCCGGGAGATTGCGAAGCTCCTGGAAGAGATGGAAGATCAAGGGTGGATCCGTCTCTCCGAGGGTGCCCGCGGGCCGGCCATCCGACATCGCACGGAACGGGTGTTGTCCCTGGCGTCGGGAAGCCTGGAAGGGCTGTCGCCGCGACAGGAGGAGGCCGTCCGGATTCTCCGGGGGCTCGGCGCCGTGCCTGCCGCCGAATTCTCCCGGATTCTCCCGGGAAGCGGGACCGTCCTCGCCGGCCTGAAAAAGAAGGGGATCGTCCTTGTCGAGGAGAGGCCGCTTGTCCACCTGCCTGGTCTGATTCCCCTTATCGAGGGGCCTCGGATCGATCTCTCGCTCAGCCCGGATCAGGCCTCCGCCCTGGAGACCGTGCGCTCGGACCTTGCCGGGAACTCAGCATCCGTTGTCCTGCTTCACGGGGTGACCGGCAGCGGAAAGACGGAAGTGTATCTCCGGGCCGCCGCCGAGGTGCTTGAGAGGGGGGGGAGCGTCCTTTTCCTGGTGCCGGAGATCGCCCTGACTCCACAGCTTTTGAACCGGGTGGCATCCTTCTTCGATGCGGGCCGGATCGCCGTTCTCCACAGCGGAGTCTCGCGGGCCGACCGTTATTCCCAATGGCGGCGCATCCAGCGGGGAGACGTGGACGTCGTCGTGGGTGCCCGCTCGGCCCTCTTTGCACCCCTGAAAAACCTGAAGCTCATCATCGTGGACGAGGAGCACGATCCCTCTTATAAGCAGGACGAGCGGTTGTGCTACTCCGCCCGGGACATGGCCGTCGTCCGGGGGAAGGTGGCCGCCGCCACGGTGATCCTGGGATCTGCGACTCCTTCCATCCAGACGTATTTCAATGCCGAATCGGGACGATACCTGCGCCGGACCCTGCCCCTCCGGGTGGAGGACCGGGATCTGCCAACCGTGGAGATTGTGGACATGAGGGTGGAAGGATTGAGGGCCGGCGAATTGCCGATTCTCTCCTATACACTTCAGGAAGCATTGCGGGACAACCTCACCACCCGGGGACAGACCCTCCTCTTCCTGAACAGGCGGGGTTTCCACACGCACCTGTTTTGTGCCTCCTGCGGCCACGTCTTTGCCTGCAGGAACTGCAGCCTTTCACTGATCTCGCATGCTCGGGCAAATGTTCTCCGCTGTCATGCCTGCGATTTCACCATGCCTTCGCCCGCCGCCTGTCCCGCCTGCGGCAGTCCCGGCCTCGTTCGCCACGGTCTTGGAACGGAGCGGGTCGAGGGGGCCGTCCGGACCCTGTTCCCGCAGGCGCGGGTGGGGCGCATGGACAGCGACACAACGTCACGGAAGGGCGCTTCCGCCGATATCCTGCGGCGGCTCCTGCGAGGAGAGATCGACATTCTCGTGGGAACCCAGATGATCACCAAGGGCCATGACATCCCGGGCATTACCCTCGTGGGGGTTGTCTCCGCCGATACGAGTCTGCACACGGCCGATTTCCGGGCCGCCGAGCGGACCTTTCAGCTCCTCACGCAGGTGTCCGGGCGCAGCGGCCGCGGAGAAAAGCCGGGCCGGGTGGTCATTCAGACCTACAACCCGGGACATTACGCGGTCCGGCATGCCCGCAGTCACGATTTTGAAGCCTTTTACCGCGAGGAGATCCCCCAGCGGCAATCCCTGTCCTATCCGCCTTTTTCCCGGCTGGCCCAGGTGAGGCTCTCGGGACTGGATCCGCAGAGGACCCGGGCGGAAGCCGGGGCGGCGGCCTCCTTTGCATACCGTTTCACGGCCGGACAGGGCCTGTCGGGAAGGGTTGAAATCCTGGGACCCGCGGAGGCTCCCGTAGCCCGGGTCAGGAACCGGCACCGTTGGCAGATCCTGCTGAAGGGGAAGGACAGCCGGGCCGTCCATGCCGTCGCGGAGGCGCTGCTGGCCCGTCGGTTCAAGGGTGTGGAATTGAAAATAGACGTGGATCCGATGGATTTCCTGTAACTACGGATTCCGGTTTCTTCTTGACCGTCGTGGCCCGAGCAAGTAGGCTGATTCTGCCGGCCGCGCGCCATGCAGACCGAGGTGGGGCCGAAGCCTGCAGAGGGGAGGAAAAGACCTGATGAAGGGTTCCGGGCGATGGGTCCTTGCCGCCGCGATCGTCATGTTCCTGGCCGGTGCAGCCGGGGCCGAGGAGAAAAAGTCGATATCCCTGCTCAAGCCCCAGATGGACAGCGGACGGCTCCTCATGCACGTCCTGAAGGAGCGCAAATCTTCCCGGTCTTTCAGCAAGGCAAAACTTCCCATCCGCGTTCTTTCCGGACTCCTGTGGGCCGCCAACGGCGTCAACCGTCCGGGTACGGACGGCAGAACGGTCCCGTCGGCCAGAAACATGCAGGAAGTGGACGTCTACGTGGCGCTTCCCAAGGGGGTTTACCTGTATGACGGGAAGAACCATATCCTGAACCTCGTGTCGGAACGGGACATCCGGGCTCTCACGGGTACGCAGCCGTATGTCAGGGATGCCGCCCTAAACCTCGTCTTTGTGTCCGACGGCCGGAGAATGGAAGGCGTGGCACCGGAGGAACGCGATCTGCTCTCTTCCGTAACAGCCGGCGCCATGGCCGAGAACGTCTATCTGTATTGCGCTTCCGAGGGACTGGCCACGGTCGTCCGGGCCTCCATCGATCGCTCCACCCTGGCCGCGGCCATGGGGTTGCGACCAGAACAGAAGATCCTGCTTGCCCAGTCCGTCGGATATCCCCGGAAATGACCCTCCATCCTCCGGCGACCCGGGAGCGCCCTGGCATGAACCGGATCATCCTTTCCCGTTTCGGGCCGCTGGCCGTCTTCCTGGCCCTCCTGGCTTCATCCTCGTCCTTCGCGCTGCCCTGCGCGGATTCCGATCAAGCCTGTCTGCGACGGGTGGTGGAGGGGCATGCCGTCCGCCGGATCGCTTTCTGGAGGCCCTTCATGAAGGGTGTGCCGGCGGACCGGGTCCGCAGGGCGCCGGCGGAGCTCATCGATTACCTGGTTCTGGACAACCGGTTGAACGGGTTTGCGGAAACCCCCGAACCGGTCGATGTTTCTCCCGGATTCGAAGCCGATCTGAAGGCGGCCCTCGAGGAGTTGCCGGCCGTCGTTCACAGGCTCATGGAACCGAAGCTTGTCGGCATCTTCGTCGTACGAAATCTCGGCGGCACCGGCTACCTGGAGGCCGTTCTCGATGAGCGCGACACCCCGGCGGCGGGTTTCATCGTCCTGGATGAAAGCGTCCTGACAAAAACGGCCAATGCCTGGTTCATCTGGCGGGAAAACACGCCGTTTCGGCCCGATCCAGAGTACCGCCTGGAAGGAAGGATCGAAACCAGGGCCGGCGACAACCGCAAGAACGCCATCCAGTTCATCCTGCTCCACGAGATCGGCCATCTCCTGTCCGTGGGGGAGCGTTTCCATCCCTTCTGGTTTGCGGGTCCGCAGGCCGTCCATAGAGAGGGGGAATATCCCTTCCTGGACGTCTCCTGGACGGTCGCCCCCGGGCGAAAGGAGTTTGCGTCCCGGTATGAAAAAGAGTTTCCATACCGGAAAGACGTGGTTTTCTATGGGACACCGAGGCTGGATGGGGCGGCCGCCCAGGAGGTCTACCGGGCACTTGCGGCGACGAACTTCGCGACTCTCTACGGAGCGACCAGTCCCTACGACGACTTTGCCGAGGCGTTCGCCACCTACGTTCATGGCGTCATGATGAGGAAGCCTTACGAGATTCGGATATTAAAGGACGGGGTGGAACGGATGGTATTCCGTTCCTGCTGGGCCGGGAAGAGGTGTGAGGCAAAGCGCCGGATCCTCTCGGAGATGCTGCAGGCGGACTAAGTCGTTCTTCCCGGCGGAAGTCCGTTTCGATGGAAGCGCATGCTCAACCATTTCGACTGGATCGCCTTCGCCTACGACCGGCTTCTGGGAAAGCCGGACATCAATCGGCTGAAACGGCTGCTTCGGCTGCCCGCGCCGGGATGGCTGCTGGATGCCGGGGGAGGGACGGGGCGCGTGGCATTTCACCTGCGGCCCTGGACAGGAGGGGTCGTGGTCAGCGACCTGTCCTGGGGAATGCTGAAGCGGGCCGGCATGAAAAAGGCGATCCATCCCGTGAGGGCCCATGCCGAACGCCTCCCCTTCCGGGACGGATCTTTCGACCGCGTCATGGTGGTTGATGCCCTGCACCATTTCTGTGATGCCGGGGAGGCGGTTGCCGACCTGCTCCGGGTTCTCGGACCCGGCGGCCGGATTCTCATCGAGGAGCCGGACCTGAGGCTGCCCGTCGTGAAGGCCGTGGCGGTTCTGGAAAAGATGTTCCTGATGAGGAGCCGCTTCGAGACACCGGAGAGGATCCGGGAGCGCATCGAGTCCCATGGCATGACGGCGGCCATCGAGCGGGGAGGGGGATTCAGGGCCTGGGTGTGGGCTGAAAAGCCGTAAAGACGGAAGGCTGTTGAAAAAGGGCGTCTGCTGCGTTGCCCTCATCCCGTCCCGCTCGACGTACAAAAGAGTACGACTCGCGGTACGGGATTTCGGGCGCCTTGCATTCAACCCTTTTTGAACAGCATTCGGATGGTGGACTGAGCAGGCTTTTCCTGCCCCTTTTGATACATCCGGCCGCGCCCCCGCATCACAGAGCCGCGGAATAGAGACGATCAACGATAGAAGGAGGTACGATGCGATTTTCCGAGGATGTTTACACGTACGAGTGGACCGACTATTTCGACAATAATTGCAACAGTTTCTACATCGGCGGCGAGGTCGGGGCCCTCATCGATCCCGGCCTGTCCCGCTACGTTCCCCAGCTCCTGGAGCAGATGCGCCTGGACGGGATCGATCCGGACGACATCCGGTACATCGTCAACACCCACTCCCACCCGGACCATTTCGAGGGTTCGTCGTTCTTTGCCGGATCGAAGGTGAAGATCGCCCTGCACCAGAAGGAGATCGAATTCCTGAACGGCCCCGGCGTGCAGCTCTATTCCCTCTTCGGGATGCCGCGGCCCCGGACTCAGATCGATCTGCCGCTGGACGGCGAGGAGTTGGTCCTGGGCGGGGAAACGTTCCAGGTACTCCTCCTGCCGGGGCACTCGCCCGGATCCATCGGCCTCTACAGCCCGGAGCGCAGGATCGTCTTCTGTGGCGACGTGATTTTCGAGCAGAACGTCGGACGCACCGATTTCCCCGGCGGCGACGGGGCTCTCCTGAAAAAGAGCATTCGCTCCCTGGCGGGACTGGATCTGGATGCCCTCCTGCCCGGGCACATGGGCATCGTGGACGGGGCGGAGGCGGTCAAGCGGAACTTCGAGATCGTGATCCGGAACGTGTTTCCTTACATTTGAGAAACCGGAAGGCAGGTTCATACCAGGCGGACGCGGAGATGGAGCGGACCGGAAACGGCCCCTCGCAGGCGCCCCGGTCCGGAGCGAAAACCGGTCCCGCGGCTCCCGAAGTCTTTTACCGTTCGGGCATCCCGGTCCGCCAGGAGGCGTCGAGAATCATGTACGTGGCGAGGCCTTTCGCCACGAGGTTTCCCTCATCGTCCCGGACGTCCACCTCACCCAGGGCCGTCCGACTGCCCTTGTGGGTGATGACGGCCTCCGCCGTGATGGCGCCCCGCTCGAAAGGCTTCAGGTAGTTCAGTTTCATTTCAATGGTGGTGAATGTCTCCGAGCGGTCCACCAGCCCGATGAGGGCCATGGCCACCGCGGAGTCCGCGGCAGAAAAGACGGCCCCGCCGTGGGCGATGCCCAGGGGGTGGACAAGCTTCCGGTCGAAAGCGAGTCGAACCCGGGCCCATCCTTTTTTTACGTCCGTCAGTTCCAGGCCCAGGAGTTCCCAGTACGGCGAGGCGGTCCGCATTTTCACGAGCAGGGCGTCCCGGAATACCGGAGCCAGCTCTTCATGGGTCTTCATGAGAAACCTCCCTGTAAAGTGCCATCCCTGTAGCAGACCGGAGTACCGCTGAAAAGGGCAAATGCGGATCTCTTCCTTTACAACGAGACTGTGGCGGCCTATTTTTGATTCCAGACGTTTGTGAAAGGAGGCGAAAAGCCATGAAGACGATTCGCATTGAAGGGATGAGCTGCCAGCACTGTGTCATGGCCGTCACGAAGGCCTTGAGCGCCGTTGCGGGCGTCGGGAACGTGAAGGTCGATCTGGCGCGGGGAGAGGCGACCTACGAGGAAAAGGGAGCTGTCGATCCGGAGGCGATCCGCGAGGCCGTCCGGAAAGCGGGTTATAAAGCGGGGTAAGGGATTATGGAATCGACGACCGTCTCGGTCGGCGGGATGACCTGCGCCGCCTGCGTCCGCCGGGTGGAAAACGCCCTGAAGGAGATCCCCGGCGTGACGGACGTCTCGGTGAACCTGGCCACCGCCCGGGCCACCCTTGTTCACGAGGGGGCCTGGGCAGGCGTGGAGGCCGTCCGGGAGGTCGTCACCGACAGCGGCTACGAGTACCTGGGCGTTCCCGACGAAGACCGGGAGGACCCCATCACGGAGGCCCGGGAGCGGGAGATCCGGGACCTGACGGTCCGCTTCTCCGTCGGGATCGTCCTGAGCGTTGTGATTTTTCTGGGGTCCATGCAGCACTGGTTCCCCTTTCTCAGGGAAATCCCCCATACTCCTCTTCGGGTGGTCCTGTTCTTCCTGACCGTTCCGGTGATCTTCTGGGTCGGGGAGCGGTTTCTGGTTGGCGCCTGGAAGGCCGCCCTCCAGAAGACCAGCGACATGAACACCCTGGTGGCCGTGGGGGCCCTTTCGGCGTTCCTCTATTCCACCGGAGCCACGTTCTTCCCCGGCTTTTTCGCCGCGGCCGGCGTGGCGCCGCACGTCTACTTCGACGGCGCCGCATTTATCGTGACCCTCATCCTCCTGGGACGGCTCCTGGAGGCAAGAGCCAAGGGAAGGACTTCCCGGGCGATTCAGCGCCTCGTGGGCCTGAAGCCGAAGACGGCCCGGGTCCTCCGGGGAGAGGAGGAAACGGACCTTCCCGTGGAGGCCGTCGTTCCCGGAGACCGAATCCGGGTGCGGCCGGGCGAGAAGATCCCCGTCGACGGTGTCGTGCTTTCGGGCGCCTCCGCCGTGGACGAATCGATGCTCACCGGTGAAAGCCTTCCCGTATCCAAGGAGGAGGGGGCGGAGGTCTTTGCCGCCACGCTGAACCGGACGGGAACCTTTACCTTCCGGGCGACCCGGGTGGGGAGGGAGACAGTCCTGGCCCAGATCATCCGGCTTGTGGAGGCTGCCCAGGGATCGAAGGCGCCGGTCCAGCGCCTGGCCGATCGGGTGGCATCGATTTTCGTTCCCGTCGTGTTCGCCATCGCCCTCGTCACCTTCGCCGTGTGGATGTTTTTCGTTCCGGACCCGCTCTTCAGCCTGGCCCTTCTGAACTTCGTATCCGTGCTCGTCATTGCCTGCCCCTGCGCCCTCGGCCTGGCCACCCCCACGGCGGTCATGGTCGGCACCGGCCTCGGTGCGGAGAACGGCATTCTCATCAAGGGCGGCGAGAGCCTGGAGCGGGCGGGCCGGCTGACGACGGTCGTCTTCGACAAGACGGGCACCCTGACGAAGGGGGAGCCGGAGGTGACGGACATCATTCCCGCTCCCGGCTTTGTCCGGGAGGACGTTCTGCAGGCGGCCATGTCCCTGGAGGTCGGATCGGAGCATCCCCTGGCGGCGGCGATCCTGGCCAGGGGAAAAGAGGAAGGACTGGCTCCACAGCCGCTGGAGGAATTTGAGGCCCTTCCCGGACTGGGCGCGCGGGCCGTGCTGGCAGGCGACCGGCATCTCATCGGGAACCTCCGCCTGATGGAGCAGGAGGGGATCGATCTCTCGGGGCTTCGGGAGGTCGGGGAACGGCTGTCCGGGGAGGGGAAGACCTCCGTCTTCCTGGCCGCCGGAGGCCGCGCCGCCGGAATCATCGCCCTGGCGGACACCCCCCGGGAGACGTCAGGGGCCGCCGTTGTCGCCCTGAAGAAAATGGGACTCCGGGTCGCCCTGATCACGGGGGACAACCGGGCGGCCGGGGAGGCGGCGGGACGCGCCCTCGGGATCGACCGTGTCCTGGCGGAAGTCCTGCCGGGAGACAAGGCACAGGAGATCCGGCGACTCCAGGAGGCGGGAGAGGTGGTGGCCATGGTGGGAGACGGGATAAACGACGCCCCGGCTCTGGCCGCGGCGGACATCGGCATCGCCATCGGTACGGGAACGGACGTGGCCGTCGAGGCGAGCGACCTGACCCTCATGCGGAGCGACCTGACCCTTGTAGCCCGGTCCATCGGCCTTTCCCTGGCGACAATGCGAGTCATCCGCCAGAACCTCTTCTGGGCCTTCATTTACAACGTCATCGGCATCCCCGTGGCGGCAGGCGTTCTCTATCCCTTTTTCGGAGTCCTCCTGAACCCGGAGTTCGCCGCCGCGGCCATGGCCTTCAGCTCCGTCTCCGTGGTCACCAACTCCCTGCGCCTCCGGCGGGTCTGGAAGAACCGGTAGCACGGCGGGCGATCCGGAAAAGCACAAGGGAAACGGATTTCAAATCCGTTCCTCTTTCCTTATTTTTTTCTTTTTCCAAGAAACCATGACGCGGATGAAACGCCAGCATGTGGGAGAGGGGCTTCCCTCGCGCTCAGAAGCGTTTTTTCGACCCTGCAACGTCTCGCTCCGCTGCAAAGTCATAACTCGCGCCCAGGGGCGCTCAGACAGATGACTTTGCGGGCGCTTCGCTGCGACGGCAGGGTACCCCGAAAAAGCCGCTATTCGCGCTCCGGGAAGCCCCCTCTCCCCGACGGATGTTCGCGGGGGCGCGACCGGGGGTTTCCAGAGGAGCAATCAGGACGTTTTTCCCATCCCTCTTGCCTGACAAACCGTCGACGACGGGTCGCGGGAAAAACGGCCGCGACAGCGGAAGCCCCCGTGGCAGCCCCCGCGCCCCGATGCTTGAAAGAGAAGAAATGGCGATCCTGCTTGGAGAGGGAGTTAAGAAAAAGGAAAGAGGAACGGATTTGAAATCCGTTTGCTTTTGATTTTCTTGTTCGATGGCCTGTCCGTTCGTTCCCTCGCACGCCGAGCAGCGAAGGACGAGGGGGAAGCGGCAGGCGATCCTTTTTCAACTGCCTGATTATACGTTGAAGCGGAAGGTCACGATATCCCCGTCCCGGACGATGTATTCCTTTCCCTCCAGGCGCAGGCGTCCGGCGGCCTTCGCGGCGGCAAGGCCCCCGCCGCAGGCGATGAAGTCCTCGTATCCGACGACCTCCGCCTTGATGAAGCCCCGCTCGAAGTCCTTGTGGATGGCGGCGGCCGCCTTGGGAGCCCTCGATTCCGCGGGAATCACCCAAGACTTCACCTCGTCCTCGCCGACGGTGAAGTACTGGATCCGGCCGAGCATCTCGAAAGCGGCCCGGATGACACGGGTGAACGCCGGCTCCGTCAGGCCGAGCGCATCGAGAAAATCCGACTGCTCATCCGGAGGAAGCTCCAGCATTTCCGCTTCCAGCCTACCGCAGATGCCGATGACAGGATCCTTCAACCCGGACGCCGTTCGGAATTCTTCGACCGGAGGTGTGTCTCCTTCGGCCGTGTTCAAGACAACCAGCTCCGGTCGCAGGGTCCAGAAGGAAAAACTGCGGAGGGCGACCATTTCCTCGGGAGCGAGGTTCAACTCGCGGAGCGGCTGGCTTCCCTCGAGATGCTCCTGGAGCCGGGGCAGCAGGTCCGCCTGGAGCAGTTCCTGTGGATTCAGGGCCTTGCGGGGGATTTTCCGGAGCCGCTCTGCCCGGTTTTCCACGACCATCAGATCGGAGAGGATCAGTTCGTCTTCCAACTGACGCCACCGCTGAACCATTTCGAGAACGTCCACGGCGGTAAACCCATCCACCACGTGCAGAAGCCCGTCGACGCCGGCCAGGTTCTGGCGGACCGTCTGCCAGGCCTTTTCACCGGCGGCGTGAACGTCCACGAAGGGAGCCCGGGCCGGGGAAACCTTGGCCGGATGAAAGATGGACACGAGGTGGTCGAACCGGTCGTCCGGCACGACGGCCTGTCCGCGGACGCAGGTCTCCCCGAAGGCGTCCCGGCTGTTCGTACCGGTCATGATTTCAAACAATGTGCTCTTCCCGCTCTGGGGAAGCCCAATGATTCCAAGCTCCATGATTGTTCCCCTTGCCTGTTCCGGCGCGCCCTATATCAGCACAAAGCGACACTTTCAAGAAAAACCGACAGACGTGCACGTTGCAGGGGCGGGAGAAACAAGCGGGATCCACCTCCGCCTCGCGGCTCTGTCCAGGCTTGTTTCCGCACGGGAGGCGGCCCCGCCCCGCGGGGGGAGCGGGACCGCCGGAGAGGGAGGCATGTCCTCAGAAGGAGAAGCTCATGGTCAGTCCGCCATACAGGTAGGAGCTGTCTCGTTCGGACGGTGTCGCCGTTCCCTTCAGTCCCTGCCCCTTCATTTCCATCCGCGCGTCGTTGGACAGGGGGAACACGTAGGACAGGGTCGGCGTGACGGTGATCCTGTCCGTGGCCTTGATGGGCAGGCTGGCGGTGACGACGCCGTCGTGGAAATTGCTGAACTTGTCGTCCGTTGCCAGGCTGTCGCCGTCGAACTTCGGGTATCCGCCGTAGCCGGCGCCCGCGTTGAACAGGGTGGCATCCGCATAGGTACTCAGGAGATAGCTGGCCGATGCCGCGAGCTTCAGGGACACCATCTTGTTCAGCTCAAAGACGTGGGAGATTCCGAGCAGGAAATACCAGTTCCGGTAGTGGTCGATCTCCTTATACACCGTGAGGGTCGGCGACAGGATCGTGTTGAGGCCGACGGAGGCGAAGATCTCCTGGGCGTCGGCCCGGTCGAGCCCGTCCCGGTTCAGCGATGCCAGGCTGTAATAGATGTAGCCGACGCCGAGGTTCACGGGACCGACTGTCTTCGAGTACGAAAGCGTCAGGTCCGTCTCGTTCCAGGTCCCGTGGTAGCTCTTCCCGTCGCTGCCTCCGTAGTAGGGATTCGTATCGATGTTTCCCCACAGGTTGACGGAAAATCCCTTCCAGCCGACCGTTGCGGACGGCTGGACGACGATGCTGTTCCGGCTCAGCTCATAGCCTCTCCAGATGTACTGGCTCAGGATGGAGACCGAGACGTCGCCCGTGGGCGCTTCCACGGCAGGGGCCGCTGCTTCTGCTGCGGCCGGCTTTTCTTCCGCCGTCGCTGCCGTCTGGATCATGAAAACCGCCGCGATGGCGCAGCACAGGGTGATGAAGATCCTTTTCCCGTAGAACAT contains the following coding sequences:
- a CDS encoding DUF933 domain-containing protein, whose amino-acid sequence is MELGIIGLPQSGKSTLFEIMTGTNSRDAFGETCVRGQAVVPDDRFDHLVSIFHPAKVSPARAPFVDVHAAGEKAWQTVRQNLAGVDGLLHVVDGFTAVDVLEMVQRWRQLEDELILSDLMVVENRAERLRKIPRKALNPQELLQADLLPRLQEHLEGSQPLRELNLAPEEMVALRSFSFWTLRPELVVLNTAEGDTPPVEEFRTASGLKDPVIGICGRLEAEMLELPPDEQSDFLDALGLTEPAFTRVIRAAFEMLGRIQYFTVGEDEVKSWVIPAESRAPKAAAAIHKDFERGFIKAEVVGYEDFIACGGGLAAAKAAGRLRLEGKEYIVRDGDIVTFRFNV